Genomic window (Streptomyces sp. TG1A-60):
GGCCGTCGAGGAACCGCAGCCGACGGCGGCCGAAGTGACAGAGGTCCAGATGTCCGAGGCGGCCCAGCCGGTGGTGGCCCCGGCGCCTCGGCCGGAGGCCGTCGCCGAGGAGGCGCGGCCCCTCGATCCGCCGCAGCCGGAGCCGCAGCCCGCCGTACAGGGCCCGCAGACCACCGAGCCGGTCGCGGAGGACACCCCGGTCGAGGTCGACCAGGCGGACCAGCCGGCGCAGGTCGCCGAGACCGTCCCGCAGTCCGTGCAGCCGCCCGCGCCCGAAGCCGAGGCCCAGGCCACGGAGGTGAACACAGCCGACCGGACGGACGAGGCCCCGGACGCCGAGGAGCCCGCCCCCGCCGAACAGCCGGCCGGGGAAGCTCCCGCCGAGCCCGCTGCCGAGGACCCCGCTGCCATGGACCCCGTAACCGTGGACCCCGCTGTCGCCGAGGCGCCGAACCCCGTGGCCTCCCAGATCGACGCGCCCCAGGGCGCCGTCGTCCAACCCCAGGCCGAGCCCGCCCCCGATGCTCCAGCGCCGGCCGGCTCCCAGGAGCCCGAGCCCCAGGCCGATGCCGAGGCCGCGCAGCCGCTGGGCCAGTTCGTGCCCGTGGAGGTCTCCGTGCCGACCACTCCGCACCTGGCCCCTGCCCCGCCCCAGGGGATGGTGGTCCCGCCGCCCCCCGTCGACGACCGGCCGACGCCCGTCGCCGCCGAGTTCCCGGCGGCCGAGGGGCAGACGGCGGACGCCCCGGAGCCACAGCCGGAGGCGACGGAGCCCGTGGCCACGGTCCCCGCGCCCCGGGACTCCGAGACCGAGACGACCGTCGTACCGCAGCCGCTCGCCGCGGCCGACGCGGAGCCCGACGTCGCCCAGAACGCGGACGACCTGGACACCAGGGCCGCCGACCGGGAGAACCAGGAAGACCAGACGGACAGCGAAGCGGCAGCCGCGGCGGCAGCAGCCGAAGAGAGCGCGGCCCGGGTGGAGGAAACACCCGAAGACGTACAAGAAGAAGCACGTCGGCCCATCGGCCCGGCCGCGCCCGCCTACGACGACGCCGAACGCGAGGCCGTCCTCAAGGTCATGCGCGAGCGCCGCGACATCCGCAACGGCTTCCGCGGCGACCCGATCCCGCACGACGTGCTGCTCCGCGTCCTGGAGGCCGCCCACACGGCACCCTCCGTCGGCCACTCGCAGCCCTGGGACTTCGTCGTCATCCGCTCGGCCGAGACACGACGCACGATGCACGAGCTCGCCCAGCGCCAGCGCGAGGCGTACGCGAAGTCGTTGCCGAAGGGCCGGGCGAAGCAGTTCAAGGAACTGAAGATCGAGGCCATCCTCGGCACCCCGGTGAACATCGTCGTCACCGCCGACCCGACGCGCGGCGGCCGTCACACCCTGGGGCGCCACACGCAGCCGCAGATGGCCCCGTACTCCTCCGCCCTCGCGGTGGAGAACCTGTGGCTCGCGGCCCGCGCCGAGGGCCTCGGTGTCGGCTGGGTCAGCTTCTTCGACGAGCGCGAGATGGTCCGCGCCCTCGGCCTGCCCGGACATCTGGAGGTCGTGGCGTACCTGTGCGTCGGATACGTCGACGAGTTCCCGCAGGAGCCCGAGCTGATGCAGGCGGGCTGGGCCAAGCGCCGCCCGCTGTCCTGGGTCGTCCACGAGGAGACATACGGCCGCCGCGCCCTGCCCGGCGCCGAGCCGCACGACCTGCTCGCCGAGACCGTCGCCGGAATCCGCCCGCTGGACGCCAAGGCGCTCGGCGAGGCATGGGAGCGCCAGAAGCGGATGACGAAGCCGGCGGGCGCGCTCGGCATGCTGGAGATCATCTCCGCCCAGCTGTCCGGTCTCTCCCGCCAGTGCCCGCCGCCGATCCCGGAGCCCGCGGCCGTCGCGATCTTCGCCGGTGACCACGGCGTCCACGCCCAGGGAGTCACCCCCTGGCCGCAGGAGGTGACGGCCCAGATGGTGGCCAACTTCCTCGGCGGGGGAGCGGTCTGCAACGCCTTCGCCACCCAGGTGGGCGCCGAGGTCTGCGTCGTGGACGTCGGTGTGGCGAGCGACCTCCCGGCCACGCCGGGTCTGCTGCCGCGCAAGGTCCGGGCCGGTACGTCCGACATGACCACCGGCCCCGCGATGACCAGTGAGGAAGCCAAGAAGGCCATCGAGGTGGGCATCGAGACGGCCCGTGACCTGGTGGCGGCCGGCAACAAGGCGCTCCTCACGGGCGAGATGGGCATCGCCAACACCACGGCCTCCGCCGCCCTCATCTCCGTCTTCACCGGCGCGGACCCTGCCGAGGTCACCGGCCGGGGCACCGGCATCAACGACGAGACCCTGGCCCGCAAGACCGACGTCGTACGCCGCGCCATCGAGCTCCACCAGCCGGACCCCGCCGACCCCATCGGCGTCCTGGCCGCGATCGGCGGCTTCGAACACGCGGCGATCGTCGGCCTCCTCCTGGGCGGAGCCTCCCTCCGTACACCGGTGATCCTCGACGGCGTCAGCGCCGGCGCCGCCGCCCTGGTGGCCCGCGCCATCGCCCCCGAGGTCCTCGCCGCCTGCATCGCCGGCCACCGCAGTGCCGAACCCGGCCACGTCGCCGCCCTCCAGAAACTCGGTCTCCGCCCCCTCGTCGACCTCGATCTCCGCCTCGGCGAGGGCACGGGCGCCCTGCTCGCCCTCCCGGTGGTCCAGAGCGCGGCAAGGGCGATGCACGAGGTGG
Coding sequences:
- the cobT gene encoding nicotinate-nucleotide--dimethylbenzimidazole phosphoribosyltransferase; the protein is MTDTGQVPGEGQPESAGMVEQPGVPAPGAYTYLSETTTEDEDLLLPGAQGAWGNEMPPPAPEPVVQVVHEPGPHEMSGRDSGSLDLGAVRAPVATPVPQPPVARRPLHLGPPTPDASASPVRSLADRGPAGAPVPPGAVRRPGPTATGPEYLDVPPQAATPWADASAPVAPGVVAGAATAETVVPQEEQASVAVAQAPPAEDVAQGEQEALAAEALYQAQDAAYALAQEAAAAQFRTPDAVGAPVAAQPQTPQAVEVPAAARPENSEPAQAPAAVRPQGPEAVHASAAGQQQGPVTAEAPSVTQPQVPEAAVAPSAPEAAEVPPVAAAPQAEGPQTPEPVGTALVDAVPAAQAPEATPFSPAAQDSDPVQPQVAAEAQDVAQVPQEPEEGAEPLDAYVPARPADADAPPEADAATPVPAQDEQAPADAPTAAVDAPQAAAPEEGAPTAVPERQSATDVPDPQTATAEPDQENAPVAPDEQAASVAPDDAAQDPGLAQDPQQPAEASAVEEPQPTAAEVTEVQMSEAAQPVVAPAPRPEAVAEEARPLDPPQPEPQPAVQGPQTTEPVAEDTPVEVDQADQPAQVAETVPQSVQPPAPEAEAQATEVNTADRTDEAPDAEEPAPAEQPAGEAPAEPAAEDPAAMDPVTVDPAVAEAPNPVASQIDAPQGAVVQPQAEPAPDAPAPAGSQEPEPQADAEAAQPLGQFVPVEVSVPTTPHLAPAPPQGMVVPPPPVDDRPTPVAAEFPAAEGQTADAPEPQPEATEPVATVPAPRDSETETTVVPQPLAAADAEPDVAQNADDLDTRAADRENQEDQTDSEAAAAAAAAEESAARVEETPEDVQEEARRPIGPAAPAYDDAEREAVLKVMRERRDIRNGFRGDPIPHDVLLRVLEAAHTAPSVGHSQPWDFVVIRSAETRRTMHELAQRQREAYAKSLPKGRAKQFKELKIEAILGTPVNIVVTADPTRGGRHTLGRHTQPQMAPYSSALAVENLWLAARAEGLGVGWVSFFDEREMVRALGLPGHLEVVAYLCVGYVDEFPQEPELMQAGWAKRRPLSWVVHEETYGRRALPGAEPHDLLAETVAGIRPLDAKALGEAWERQKRMTKPAGALGMLEIISAQLSGLSRQCPPPIPEPAAVAIFAGDHGVHAQGVTPWPQEVTAQMVANFLGGGAVCNAFATQVGAEVCVVDVGVASDLPATPGLLPRKVRAGTSDMTTGPAMTSEEAKKAIEVGIETARDLVAAGNKALLTGEMGIANTTASAALISVFTGADPAEVTGRGTGINDETLARKTDVVRRAIELHQPDPADPIGVLAAIGGFEHAAIVGLLLGGASLRTPVILDGVSAGAAALVARAIAPEVLAACIAGHRSAEPGHVAALQKLGLRPLVDLDLRLGEGTGALLALPVVQSAARAMHEVATFDSAGVTEK